The Streptomyces sp. NBC_01439 genome contains the following window.
CGCCCGAGCGCGACCGGCATGTGTGCTGAACCGGCCCCCCTCCCCGCCCACCACGTCCTGATCCTCGGCGGCACGACCGAGGCCCGTCGCCTCGCGGAGGCGCTGGCCCCCGACCCGTCCTGTCACGTGACCACCTCGCTCGCGGGCCGGGTCGCCTCGCCCGTGCTCCCGCCGGGCGATACCCGGATCGGCGGCTTCGGCGGTATCGCGGGCCTCGCGGCCTGGATCGTCGACCACGACGTCACCCGTGTCGTCGACGCCACCCACCCGTTCGCGGAGCGGATGAGTTTCCACGCCGCGGAGGCGCAGGCGCTCACGGGGGTGCCGCTGGTGGCGCTGCGGCGCCCCGGCTGGACGCCGGGGCCGGGAGACGACTGGACCTTCGTGGACTCGCTCGTCGAGGCAGCCGACCGGCTGCCCGGCCTCGGCTCGCGCGCGTTCCTGACCACCGGCCGGATGGGCCTGCACGCCTTCGCGCACCTCGCCGACACCTGGTTCCTGGTGCGTTCGGTGGACCCTCCGGCGGCGCCGGTGCCGCCGCGCCTGGAAGTCCTGCTCGCCCGCGGTCCGTTCACCCTGGACGACGAGCGGGAGCTGATCGCCCGGCACCGGATCGACGTGCTGGTGACGAAGGACAGCGGCGGCTCGGCCACCGCCCCCAAGCTCACCGCGGCCCGCGAGGCCGGCATCCCGGTCCTCGTGGTGCGCCGCCCGGCCGTCCCGGAGGGCGTACCGGAGACCGACTCGATCGAGGTCGTCCTGGACTGGCTGGGCACGAGCCGCTAGGCCCGGACTTCGCGGGTCGTTGATTCGGATGGATGGATGGATGGTGTCCTGGGCCCGGACGTAGAGGAGGGCCCGGCGTGGTCAGCGCGGATCGGGCCAGTCGCCCCGCTCGGACAGGTGGAGAACGAGGGCGGCGATGTTCCAGGCGTCGTCCTCGCCTCGATGGTGACGGCCTTCCAGCCGCAGCCCGGCGATCTCCAGGGCCTGCGCCATGCCGGGGCGTTTGCGCAGACCGTACGCGTCGGTGAAGGCCGCCTTGGCATTGATGTGGTGTCGACCGAATGGGTAGGGCGTCCGGGTGGCCCGGCACTGCCGGGTGAACTGGTGACGGTCGTAGTCACCCCAACTTGCCCATGGGTGGAACCCCGCGCGGTGCTCGGCCGCCAGTAGTCGGCATGCCTCGGTGAAGCTGACCCCTCCGTCGACCTCGTCCTGGGTGAGGCCTGTCAGCTCGGTGCAGAACCCACTGACCCTGGACCGGACGGGCCGCACCAGGATCCGACGGCGGGCGAGACGCTCCCCGGCGGCCAGGTCGACGACGGTCAGCCCGACCTCGATGATCTCGCTGACCGCGTCCGGCGGCTGGTCGCCAGCCCAACAGGTGGCTTCGACGTCCACAACGTTCAGGAGGCGCTCTGTCCCGGTGCTGTCCATGAGGGAACGGTAGGGAGGAACGGCAGCCGGAGCACCTGGTTTGCCTGCTGGGGCCGACAGAACACCGCACCGCACCGGATGAGGCGGGGGAGAATCCACCAGCCTCAACGGGCTGCGACCGGCACCGCACACCTGAACCGGTGACCCGCGAAGTCCGGGGCTAGGACGTCCCCTTCGGATCCGGCCGGGGACGCCCTGAGGACGGCTGCGTCCGCAGGTGGCGTACCGCGGGACGGGCGGAGGCCCGGTGCGCTGGTCGCACCGGGCCTCCGCCCGTCCACCGCTGCGCCTCGCCCGGTCACGGGTAGCGGCGCGGCGTCCAGGTGATCCTCGACCCGTCGGCCCGCTCGGTGACCTGCGTCTGCGAAGACCCGATCAGCAGGATCGTGCGCATGTCGACCTCGGACGGCTCCAGTTCGGCGAGCGCTACGATCCGTACCGACTGCTCGGGGCCGCCCACGTCGCGCGCGACGACCACCGGGGTGGTGGGCGAGCGCAGTTCCAGCAGCAGTTCGCGGGCCTGGGCCACCTGCCAGGTCCGGCTGCGCGAGCCGGGGTTGTAGAGGGCGAGCACCAGGTCGGCCGTGGCGGCCGCGCGCAGCCGCTCCGCGATGACCTCCCAGGGCTTGAGCCGGTCCGAGAGCGAGATGGTGGCGTAGTCGTGGCCGAGCGGGGCGCCGGCCGCGGCGGCCGCCGCGTTGGCCGCGGTCACCCCCGGCAGGACCCGTACCGGCACGTCCTCGTACTCCGCCTGCCCGGCCACCTCCAGGACCGCCGTGGCCATGGCGAAGACACCGGGGTCGCCGCCGGAGACCACGGCCACCCGCTTGCCGCGCCGGGCGAGGTCGAGGGCGAACTCGGCGCGCTCCGACTCCACCTTGTTGTCGGAGCCGTGCCGGACCTGACCCGGCTTGACGGGCACCCGGTCCAGGTAGGTGGTGTAGCCGACCAGCACCTCGGCGTCGGCGAGCGCGCGCCGCGTCTGCGGGGTGAGCCACAGCGGGCCGGCCGGGCCGGTGCCCACGACGACGACCTCGCCGGGGCCGGACGGCACGCTGCCCGGGTTGCCGATGCGGCTGGGGACCACGGCGACGGCGAAGTACGGCACGCCGTCGGCGTCGGTGTCGGCGAGGAGGCCGGTGCGCTCGCCCGCCATGGTGGCCCGCTCGACGTAGCGGGCCTCGGCGAGCCGGCCGCTGCTCTCCATCGCGCCGCGCACGGCCGGGAAGGTCCGGCCGAGCTTCATCACGACCGCCGAGTCGGTGGCGGCGAGGCGGGCGGTGAGCTCTTCCTCGGGCAGGGTGCCGGGGAGGATGGTCAGCACCTCCTCGCCCTCCACGAGCGGGGTGCCGAGCCGGGCGGCGGCGGCGCTCACGGAGGTGACGCCGGGGATGACCTCGGTCTCGTAGCGGTCCGCGAGCCGCTTGTGCATGTGCATGTACGAGCTGTAGAAGAGCGGGTCGCCCTCCGCGAGCACGGCGACGGTCCGGCCGGCGTCCAGGTGCGCGGCCAGGCGGGCCGCGGCGGCCTCGTAGAACTCCTCCATCGCGCCCTGGTAGCCGCCGGGGTGGTCGGTGGTTTCGGTGGTGACCGGGTAGACCAGCGGTTCCTCGACGTGTTCGGCGCGCAGGTGCTTCGCCGCGATCGAGCGGGCGATGGAACGGCCGTGGCGGGCGCTGTGGTAGGCCACGACATCGGCCTCGGCGATCACCTCGACGGCGCGCAGGGTCATCAGCGACGGGTCGCCGGGGCCGAGTCCGACCCCGTACAGCCGGCCCTTGGCGATGTCGCTCATTCGGCCACGCTCGCAATGGCGTTGACGGCGGCCGCGGCCATCGCACTGCCGCCGCGCCGGCCGCGCACGATCAGGTGGTCGAGCCCCGAGGGGTGGGCGGCGAGGGCGTCTTTGGACTCGGCGGCGCCGATGAAGCCGACGGGGACGCCGATGACGGCGGCGGGGCGCGGGGCGCCCTCCTCGATCATCTCCAGCAGTCGGAACAGCGCGGTCGGCGCATTGCCGACGGCGATGACCGAACCCTCCAGCAGGCCGCGGTCGCGCCAGACCTCCAGGGCGGCGGCGCTGCGCGTGGTGCCCATCTTGGCGGCGAGCTCCGGTACGGCCGGGTCGGAGAGCGTGCAGATCACGTCGTTGTCGGCGGGCAGGCGCTTGCGGGTGACACCGCTGGCGACCATCTGGACGTCGCACAGGATCGGCGCGCCCACCTCCAGCGCCGCGCGGGCGCGCAGCACGACCTCGGGGGTGTACCCGAGGTCCTGCGGGAGGTCGGTCATCCCGCAGGCGTGGATCATGCGCACCGCGACCTGGGCAACCGTGTCGGGCAGCCCGGAGAGGTCCGCCTCGGCGCGGATCGTGGCAAAGGACTGGCGGTAGATGGCCGCGCCGTCCTTCTCGTACTCAAACACGGTGTACTCGCTCATTTCTTCACTACGTCGGGGTCGGTGCGGGCGTCCGCGAGTGCCGCGGCAAGATCACAGGGCCGTACGTCCTCGTGTTCGGGGCGGCCGGGCGCGGCGAGCCGGTATCCGGAGCCGGTGGCCACCAGGTCCACCCAGGCGGTGCCGCGCGGATGCCCGCAGCGGCGCTCGCAGCCGGACCAGTGCACGGGCAGCGGACCGCGCGCCCGGTCGGCGACGGCCCGCGCGTCGGCGCGCACGTCCGCGCGGGACTTCGCACAACCGGGCCGGCCGGTACAGGCGGTGACGGACTCCCAGGCGCTGTCGGGGGTGATGACCAGCCCGGCGTCCTCGATGCGGGCGGCGCCGTCGGCACGGGCCCCGGGCACGATGACGCTGCGCCACGGGGTGACGCGCAGTTGGCCGCTCCCCCCGTCCGCGACCTGCGCCAGGAGGCGCCACTGCGCGGTGTCGAGCCGGCCGAGCGGGGGCAGTACGCACAGGGTGGCGCCGTCGTGCCCGCCGGCGCCGGACGGCCGGGGCGGCGCGGCGTACGGCCAGTCCACGGCGCCGACCGGCGTCGCGGCGATCCCGGCGGTATCGAGGCGCCGTGCGAACTCGGTTGCTTTCAGGGCGTGTTCGGCGGGCAGTTCGGAGACCCGCCAGGCCTGGGTACCGGCCGCGGCGGCGGCGTCGAGGAAGTACCGGGCGGCCGCAAGTGCCGCCCCGGGGGTGTCCCGGCCGGCGAGCTCCACGGCGTCGGGGGTCCGGCCGAGCCTGACCAGCGCCCGGTCGTCGGGGCGGCCGAGGACGGTCACGTCGGGGCCGAGCGCGGCCACGTCGCCGCGCCCGTCGTCGAAGGCGAACAGGAAGCGTCCGGACAGCGCGGCCGCCCAGGGGCTCGCACACAGCAGCCGGTCGAACTCCATGGCCCGGGCCAGCGCGTCGGGCCGGTCCAGGCCCTCCGGGCCCTCCGGCCCGTCCAGGCCGGACAGGGGCGTCGCCACGATGTTCCGTACCCGCTCGTGGCTCGGCGCGGGGAGCAGCCCGGCCCCGTCCAGCAGCTCCGCGAGCCCGCCGCCGCACCCGTCGGCCAGTCCGCGCAGCTGCACGTTGCCGCGCGAGGTCAGCTCCAGGTGCCCGTCCCCGAACCGGTCGGCGGCGAGCGCCAGCGCCGACGCCTGCTCCACGGTGAGCAGCCCGCCCGGCAGCCGGACCCGCGCCAGGAACCCGTCGTCCGCCGCGTGCAGCCGCAGCGCGCCCGGGCAGGCGTCACCACGCTCCCGTATGACGGGTTCGTCCCGCGATGCGGCTGAAGGGGGCTGGGGCATGGCCGCGAGCATACCCACGATTGGGTCCCCCCGACCTGTGTCCGTCACCACCCCCACCAGCGACATTCGCCCCCAGCACCGCCCAAGCCACCCTTCTGGCCCACCCGGCCCTGCCCGGCGCTGCCCACCCGGCCCTGCCCGGCCCGTCCGGCGCCACCCGGCCCGTTCAGCCCCGCCGGAGTTTGAGGCGCGGGGTCCGGGGCAGAGCCCCGGCAACGGCGCCGCACCCGCAACCAGCGGGGGCTCACCCCACCCGCCATCCCGGCGGCAGCCACCCGCCCCTAAGATGACCTTCCGGCGGACCACACGGTCCGCCGTCGCCGAGGACGGCGACATGGGAGGAAGCCCGGTGCGATTCCGGCGCGGTCCCGCCACTGTGAACCCCGCGGAGCGATCCGGCGACCGGGGTGAGTCAGGAACTCCCGCTGTCCTCAACACTGCCCGGGGCGCGGAAACCCCGAGGAAGGCCTGCCGCCGCATGATCCTGCTGCTGTCGACGTCCGACACCGATCTGCTCAGCGCCCGCGCGGCGAACACGGCGGACGGACCCGTCCCGTACCGGTTCGCGAACCCCTCCCGTCTCCCCCTCGACGACCTCCCCGGCCTCCTCGACGGGGCCGACCTGGTCGTCGTACGCCTCCTCGGCGGCCTCCGCGCCTGGCAGGACGGCCTCGACCTGCTCCTCGCCCCCGACCAGACCCGTCCGGTCGTGGTCCTGACCGGCGAGCAGGCCCCGGACGCCCAGCTCATGGAGGCCTCCACGGTCCCCATCGGCATCGCGGCCGAGGCGCACGGCTACCTCGCCCACGGCGGCCCGGCCAACCTGGAGCAGCTGGCCCGCTTCCTGTCCGACACGGTGCTGCTGACCGGCCACGGCTTCGAGCCCCCCGCCGCCGCGCCCACCTGGGGCCCGCTGGAGCGCACGCCCGGGACCACCACGGGCCCGCGGGTCGCCGTGCTGTACTACCGCGCCCACCAGATGAGCGGGAACACTTCCTTCGTGCACGCCCTGTGCGACGCGATCGAGGCCCACGACGCCCGGGCGCTGCCCCTGTACGTGTCCTCCCTGCGCTCCCCCGAGCCGGAGCTGATCGCCGCGCTGGAGTCGGCCGACGCGGTCGTCACCACCGTCCTCGCGGCCGGCGGCACCAAGCCCGCCACCGCCTCGGCGGGCGGCGACGACGAGTCCTGGGACGCGGGCGCGCTCGCCGGCCTCGGAGTGCCGATCCTGCAGGCCCTGTGCCTGACCGGGTCGCGCTCCGCCTGGGAGGAGAACGACGAGGGCCTGTCCCCGCTGGACGCCGCCACGCAGGTCGCGGTGCCCGAGTTCGACGGCCGTCTGATCACCGTCCCGTTCTCCTTCAAGGAGCTCGACGACGACGGCCTGCCCGCCTACGTGGCCGACCCCGAGCGGGCCGCCCGGGTCGCGGGCATCGCCGTGCGCCACGCCCGCCTGCGGCACATCGAACGCCGCGACAAGAAGGTCGCGCTGGTCCTCTCCGCGTACCCGACCAAGCACTCCCGCATCGGCAACGCGGTCGGCCTGGACACCCCGGCCAGCGCCGTGGAGCTGCTGCGCACCCTCATCGCCGGCGGTTACGACTTCGGGCCGACCGAGGAGATCCCGGGCCTGGTCTCGGGCGACGGCGACGAGCTGATCCGCGCCCTGATCGAGGCCGGCGGCCACGACCAGGACTGGCTGACCGAGGAGCAGCTGGCCCGCAACCCGGTCCGGATCCCGGCCGCCGACTACAAGCGCTGGTTCGCCGAGCTCCCGGCCGAGCTGCGCGACAGCGTCACCGAGCACTGGGGCGAGGCCCCGGGCAACATGTTCGTGGACCGCTCCGCGAACCCGGAGGGTGACATCGTGCTCGCGGCGCTGCGCCGCGGGAACCTCCTCATCCTGATCCAGCCGCCGCGCGGCTTCGGCGAGAACCCGATCGCGATCTACCACGACCCGGACCTGCCGCCCTCGCACCACTACCTGGCGGCGTACCGGTGGATCCAGGCGCGCGCCGAGGACGGCGGCTTCGGCGCCGACGCGATGATCCACCTGGGCAAGCACGGCAACCTGGAGTGGCTGCCGGGCAAGAACGCGGGCCTGTCCGCCGCGTGCGCGCCGGACGCCGCCCTCGGCGACCTGCCCCTCATCTACCCGTTCCTGGTCAACGACCCGGGCGAGGGCACGCAGGCCAAGCGCCGCGTGCACGCCACGCTGGTCGACCACCTGGTGCCGCCGATGGCGCGCGCGGAGTCGTACGGCGACATCGCGCGCCTGGAGCAGCACCTGGACGAGTACGCGCAGATCTCCGCGATGGACCCGGCGAAGCTGCCGGCCATCCGCGCCCAGATCTGGACCCTGATCCAGGCCGCGAAGCTCCACCACGACCTGGGTCTGGAGGAGCGTCCGGACGACGACGGCTTCGACGACTTCCTGCTGCACGTCGACGGTTGGCTGTGCGAGGTCAAGGACGCCCAGATCCGTGACGGTCTGCACGTGCTCGGCGGCGCGCCGACCGGAGAGGCCCGGGTCAACCTGGTCCTCGCGATCCTGCGCGCCCGGCAGATCTGGGGCGGTACGACGGCCCTTCCGGGTCTGCGCGAGGCGCTCGGCCTGGACGAGTCCAAGGCCACCCGCACCTCGGCGGACGAGGTCGAGGCGCAGGCCCGCGCCCTGGTCCAGGCGATGGAGGACGCGAACTGGTCCCTGGACGCCGTGTCGACGGTCGCGGCGGACCACCCGGCGGACGTCGCGGCGGTCCTGTCCTTCGCGGCCCGCGAGGTGGTCCCGCGCCTGGCCGGGACCACGGACGAGATCGCCCATGTGGTCGCGGCCCTGGACGGCCGTTTCGTCCCGGCGGGCCCCTCGGGTTCGCCGCTGCGCGGCCTGGTGAACGTCCTGCCGACCGGCCGCAACTTCTACTCGGTCGACCCGAAGGCCGTCCCCTCCCGCCTGGCGTGGGAGACGGGCCAGGCCCTGGCAGATTCCCTCCTGAGCCGCTACCGCACCGACAACGGCGAGTGGCCGGCCTCGGTCGGTCTGTCCCTGTGGGGCACGAGCGCGATGCGCACCTCCGGCGACGACGTCGCCGAGGCCCTCTCCCTGCTGGGCGTCCGCCCGGTCTGGGACGAGGCCTCGCGCCGCGTCACCGGCCTGGAGCCGATCCCGCTCGATGAGCTCGGCCGCCCGCGCATCGACGTGACGCTGCGCATCTCGGGCTTCTTCCGGGACGCGTTCCCGCACGTCATCGGCCTGCTGGACGACGCGGTGCGGCTCGCGGCGTCCCTGGACGAGCCCGCCGACCAGAACTTCGTCCGGGCCCACGCCCAGGCGGACCTGGCCGAGCACGGTGACGAGCGCCGCGCGACGACCCGTATCTTCGGCTCGCGCCCGGGCACATACGGGGCCGGCATCCTGCAGCTGATCGACTCCCGCGACTGGCGTACGGACGCCGACCTCGCGGAGGTCTACACGGTGTGGGGCGGCTACGCGTACGGCCGGGGCCTGGAGGGCCGCCCCGCCCGGGACGAGATGGAGACGGCCTACAAGCGGATCACGGTCGCGGCGAAGAACACGGACACCCGCGAGCACGACATCGCGGACTCGGACGACTACTTCCAGTACCACGGCGGCATGGTGGCCACGGTCCGCGCCCTGCGCGGCACCGCCCCCGAGGCCTACATCGGTGACTCCACCCGCCCGGAGACGGTCAAGACCCGCACCCTGGTCGAGGAGACCAGCCGCGTCTTCCGTGCCCGCGTCGTGAACCCCAAGTGGATCGAGGCGATGCGCCGCCACGGCTACAAGGGCGCCTTCGAGCTCGCGGCGACGGTGGACTACCTCTTCGGCTACGACGCCACGACGGGCGTGGTCGCGGACTGGATGTACGACAAGCTCACCGAGACGTACGTCCTGGACCCGACGAACCGCGCCTTCCTGGAGGAGGCCAACCCCTGGGCCCTGCACGGCATCGCGGAGCGCCTGCTGGAGGCCGAGTCGCGCGGCATGTGGGAGAAGCCGGACCCGCAGGTCCTCGAATCGCTGCGCCAGGTGTACCTGGACACGGAGGGCAACCTGGAGGGCGAGGCGGAGTAGTCCGCTCCGCCGTCACACGAGCCGTCCCCCTCACCCTGCCGAAGGGTGAGGGGGACGGCTTCTTTTGTTCAGGCCCACGAACCCCGAGTACGCGGACCTGGACCACTACGCCTTGACGGTCTGGTTCAGCGCGACGAGGGCCTGGGCCCAGCGGACGTACTTCAGCTGCCCGAAGTCGGCGACGGTCTTGACCCCGAACGCCTGGTGCAGCAGCTTGCCGTCCTCGTCGCTGACACCCTTGAGCGCGGCAATGGGAGCCGCGAGCACCTCGGCGAGCGGCTTGTCGGCCCACGCCTTGTCGAGCACCTTGTCCAGATCGATCGCCATGAGCGTCCCTCTCGGAATCCCGAAACGAATATCGGGGCAAACCTAACCCAATCCGACAATCACCTTGCGGTACGGCACGCCGCCGACAGGTCAGGAGATGCTCTCGACCCTCTTGCCGTCGACGAGGTACCGGGGCAGGCACGGCAGTTCCGGGTCGAGCGGGAAGCCCTGGTCGTGGGCGAGGCAGGCCATGGCGAGCGGGCCGAGCGCCACGCGGGAGCGCGGCGCCGCCGACTGCGCCCAGTAGCCGCCGTGTTCCGCGAGCGCTTCGGCGAGCACCTCGCCGAAGGCCTGGTGGTCCCCCGTGAAGAGGCGGTGGAACAGCGCGACCGGCTGATAGTCGACGCGGTTCACGAAATCGGCCGGGGAGTGGGTCAGCGTCTCGGGCAGGGACGCCTGCATGGTGGCGAGCAGCTTCTCCACGACCGCGTCGCCCGGGCCGCCGGTGAGGTAGGTCCGCAGGGTGTCTATCCAGTGCAGGACGTAGGCGTCGACGCTGTCGTCCTGCCGCAACGTCTCCGGCGGGACCTCGCACAGCCGGGCCACCCGGTCGTGCGCGCGGCAGGCGAGCGCGAGGTAGACCGCGTCGAGCCAGGCGCGGGCGTCCGGGGGCGGAGCCGCGGCCCTGGCGGAAAGCCGCAGGGTGTTCTCCTCGCCCAGGTACCACTGCTCCGGCTCGCATCCGGTGAACAGCGCGGAGCCGAGCCGCACGGCCGTCTCCCACGCGTCCCACGTGACGACGTCGCTCGCGCGGGGATCGGCGACGCAGCGGACGTGCGCGAGGGCCAGGGCCGAGGCGAAGGCGTCGCCCAGCCCCGACGGGTCCTGTGCGAGCCGGGCCACCGACTCGGCGGTCGCGCGGGTGAGGACGGCCGGGTCCGGGGCCTCCGGGTCCGCGGCGGGCACGGCGATGCGGCCGGCGCGGTCGAGGCGGACCAGCCCCTTCATCAGACCGAGCAGGGACTGCGGCGGCTGCAGCGACAGCGTGCGCGTGTCCTCGTCGACGACCGTGAGCGAGGTCAGGCCGCCCTGGTGCCACCAGTACACGCGCGGCGACAGCGGCCCGGGCCCGTCCTCGTAGGCGCCCAGCGCGTACGCGGCCAGGTCGTTGAGGGCGTCCACCACCGAGCCGTCGACCACCGGATGGAAGGCCAGCAGGTGCCGGGTGGGAACGACGACGAGGGCACCGGCGGACGGCAGCGGCTCTCCGGTGACCTGGCGGGCCAGCTCGCCCAGGTACAA
Protein-coding sequences here:
- a CDS encoding precorrin-2 C(20)-methyltransferase translates to MSDIAKGRLYGVGLGPGDPSLMTLRAVEVIAEADVVAYHSARHGRSIARSIAAKHLRAEHVEEPLVYPVTTETTDHPGGYQGAMEEFYEAAAARLAAHLDAGRTVAVLAEGDPLFYSSYMHMHKRLADRYETEVIPGVTSVSAAAARLGTPLVEGEEVLTILPGTLPEEELTARLAATDSAVVMKLGRTFPAVRGAMESSGRLAEARYVERATMAGERTGLLADTDADGVPYFAVAVVPSRIGNPGSVPSGPGEVVVVGTGPAGPLWLTPQTRRALADAEVLVGYTTYLDRVPVKPGQVRHGSDNKVESERAEFALDLARRGKRVAVVSGGDPGVFAMATAVLEVAGQAEYEDVPVRVLPGVTAANAAAAAAGAPLGHDYATISLSDRLKPWEVIAERLRAAATADLVLALYNPGSRSRTWQVAQARELLLELRSPTTPVVVARDVGGPEQSVRIVALAELEPSEVDMRTILLIGSSQTQVTERADGSRITWTPRRYP
- a CDS encoding cobalamin biosynthesis protein CobG is translated as MPQPPSAASRDEPVIRERGDACPGALRLHAADDGFLARVRLPGGLLTVEQASALALAADRFGDGHLELTSRGNVQLRGLADGCGGGLAELLDGAGLLPAPSHERVRNIVATPLSGLDGPEGPEGLDRPDALARAMEFDRLLCASPWAAALSGRFLFAFDDGRGDVAALGPDVTVLGRPDDRALVRLGRTPDAVELAGRDTPGAALAAARYFLDAAAAAGTQAWRVSELPAEHALKATEFARRLDTAGIAATPVGAVDWPYAAPPRPSGAGGHDGATLCVLPPLGRLDTAQWRLLAQVADGGSGQLRVTPWRSVIVPGARADGAARIEDAGLVITPDSAWESVTACTGRPGCAKSRADVRADARAVADRARGPLPVHWSGCERRCGHPRGTAWVDLVATGSGYRLAAPGRPEHEDVRPCDLAAALADARTDPDVVKK
- a CDS encoding immunity 49 family protein, with product MNRDNSSESSAGHGGESVEELLRGVHARLLPVGLVTPEVAGGMRYARIVADELVFAYALDGPTSVRSLTDGDVERVGIEELGQAAYANLMRVPVTYEEIPVEGRATLHSVYGDSHFVASKALYLGELARQVTGEPLPSAGALVVVPTRHLLAFHPVVDGSVVDALNDLAAYALGAYEDGPGPLSPRVYWWHQGGLTSLTVVDEDTRTLSLQPPQSLLGLMKGLVRLDRAGRIAVPAADPEAPDPAVLTRATAESVARLAQDPSGLGDAFASALALAHVRCVADPRASDVVTWDAWETAVRLGSALFTGCEPEQWYLGEENTLRLSARAAAPPPDARAWLDAVYLALACRAHDRVARLCEVPPETLRQDDSVDAYVLHWIDTLRTYLTGGPGDAVVEKLLATMQASLPETLTHSPADFVNRVDYQPVALFHRLFTGDHQAFGEVLAEALAEHGGYWAQSAAPRSRVALGPLAMACLAHDQGFPLDPELPCLPRYLVDGKRVESIS
- a CDS encoding precorrin-8X methylmutase; translated protein: MSEYTVFEYEKDGAAIYRQSFATIRAEADLSGLPDTVAQVAVRMIHACGMTDLPQDLGYTPEVVLRARAALEVGAPILCDVQMVASGVTRKRLPADNDVICTLSDPAVPELAAKMGTTRSAAALEVWRDRGLLEGSVIAVGNAPTALFRLLEMIEEGAPRPAAVIGVPVGFIGAAESKDALAAHPSGLDHLIVRGRRGGSAMAAAAVNAIASVAE
- a CDS encoding cobalt-precorrin-6A reductase is translated as MCAEPAPLPAHHVLILGGTTEARRLAEALAPDPSCHVTTSLAGRVASPVLPPGDTRIGGFGGIAGLAAWIVDHDVTRVVDATHPFAERMSFHAAEAQALTGVPLVALRRPGWTPGPGDDWTFVDSLVEAADRLPGLGSRAFLTTGRMGLHAFAHLADTWFLVRSVDPPAAPVPPRLEVLLARGPFTLDDERELIARHRIDVLVTKDSGGSATAPKLTAAREAGIPVLVVRRPAVPEGVPETDSIEVVLDWLGTSR
- the cobN gene encoding cobaltochelatase subunit CobN encodes the protein MILLLSTSDTDLLSARAANTADGPVPYRFANPSRLPLDDLPGLLDGADLVVVRLLGGLRAWQDGLDLLLAPDQTRPVVVLTGEQAPDAQLMEASTVPIGIAAEAHGYLAHGGPANLEQLARFLSDTVLLTGHGFEPPAAAPTWGPLERTPGTTTGPRVAVLYYRAHQMSGNTSFVHALCDAIEAHDARALPLYVSSLRSPEPELIAALESADAVVTTVLAAGGTKPATASAGGDDESWDAGALAGLGVPILQALCLTGSRSAWEENDEGLSPLDAATQVAVPEFDGRLITVPFSFKELDDDGLPAYVADPERAARVAGIAVRHARLRHIERRDKKVALVLSAYPTKHSRIGNAVGLDTPASAVELLRTLIAGGYDFGPTEEIPGLVSGDGDELIRALIEAGGHDQDWLTEEQLARNPVRIPAADYKRWFAELPAELRDSVTEHWGEAPGNMFVDRSANPEGDIVLAALRRGNLLILIQPPRGFGENPIAIYHDPDLPPSHHYLAAYRWIQARAEDGGFGADAMIHLGKHGNLEWLPGKNAGLSAACAPDAALGDLPLIYPFLVNDPGEGTQAKRRVHATLVDHLVPPMARAESYGDIARLEQHLDEYAQISAMDPAKLPAIRAQIWTLIQAAKLHHDLGLEERPDDDGFDDFLLHVDGWLCEVKDAQIRDGLHVLGGAPTGEARVNLVLAILRARQIWGGTTALPGLREALGLDESKATRTSADEVEAQARALVQAMEDANWSLDAVSTVAADHPADVAAVLSFAAREVVPRLAGTTDEIAHVVAALDGRFVPAGPSGSPLRGLVNVLPTGRNFYSVDPKAVPSRLAWETGQALADSLLSRYRTDNGEWPASVGLSLWGTSAMRTSGDDVAEALSLLGVRPVWDEASRRVTGLEPIPLDELGRPRIDVTLRISGFFRDAFPHVIGLLDDAVRLAASLDEPADQNFVRAHAQADLAEHGDERRATTRIFGSRPGTYGAGILQLIDSRDWRTDADLAEVYTVWGGYAYGRGLEGRPARDEMETAYKRITVAAKNTDTREHDIADSDDYFQYHGGMVATVRALRGTAPEAYIGDSTRPETVKTRTLVEETSRVFRARVVNPKWIEAMRRHGYKGAFELAATVDYLFGYDATTGVVADWMYDKLTETYVLDPTNRAFLEEANPWALHGIAERLLEAESRGMWEKPDPQVLESLRQVYLDTEGNLEGEAE
- a CDS encoding 3'-5' exonuclease; the protein is MDSTGTERLLNVVDVEATCWAGDQPPDAVSEIIEVGLTVVDLAAGERLARRRILVRPVRSRVSGFCTELTGLTQDEVDGGVSFTEACRLLAAEHRAGFHPWASWGDYDRHQFTRQCRATRTPYPFGRHHINAKAAFTDAYGLRKRPGMAQALEIAGLRLEGRHHRGEDDAWNIAALVLHLSERGDWPDPR